One part of the Stegostoma tigrinum isolate sSteTig4 chromosome 14, sSteTig4.hap1, whole genome shotgun sequence genome encodes these proteins:
- the ap1s3a gene encoding AP-1 complex subunit sigma-3a isoform X2 produces MMRFMLLFSRQGKLRLQKWYTPLLDKEKKKVTRELIQIVLSRQSRMCSFVEWRDLKIIYKRFASLYFCCAIEEQDNELLTLEIIHRYVELLDKYFGNVCELDIIFNFEKAYFILDEFLIGGELQDTSKQSIPKAIEEADMLQETMEEYMAKPTF; encoded by the exons ATGCGTTTCATGCTGCTTTTCAGCCGTCAAGGCAAATTGAGGCTCCAGAAGTGGTATACTCCGTTGCTTGATAAGGAGAAGAAAAAGGTTACTCGGGAACTTATTCAAATTGTGCTGTCTCGACAATCCAGAATGTGTAGTTTTGTTGAATGGCGAGATCTGAAAATTATTTATAAAAG GTTTGCTAGTTTATATTTCTGTTGTGCAATAGAGGAACAGGACAATGAGCTTCTGACTCTAGAAATCATTCATCGTTATGTGGAACTTCTGGATAAGTATTTTGGAAAT GTTTGTGAACTggacattatttttaattttgaaaaggcCTATTTCATACTGGATGAATTTTTAATTGGAGGAGAATTGCAGGACACCTCAAAGCAAAGTATACCAAAAGCAATAGAAGAAGCAGATATGCTCCAAGAG
- the ap1s3a gene encoding AP-1 complex subunit sigma-3a isoform X3, which produces MRFMLLFSRQGKLRLQKWYTPLLDKEKKKVTRELIQIVLSRQSRMCSFVEWRDLKIIYKRFASLYFCCAIEEQDNELLTLEIIHRYVELLDKYFGNVCELDIIFNFEKAYFILDEFLIGGELQDTSKQSIPKAIEEADMLQETMEEYMAKPTF; this is translated from the exons ATGCGTTTCATGCTGCTTTTCAGCCGTCAAGGCAAATTGAGGCTCCAGAAGTGGTATACTCCGTTGCTTGATAAGGAGAAGAAAAAGGTTACTCGGGAACTTATTCAAATTGTGCTGTCTCGACAATCCAGAATGTGTAGTTTTGTTGAATGGCGAGATCTGAAAATTATTTATAAAAG GTTTGCTAGTTTATATTTCTGTTGTGCAATAGAGGAACAGGACAATGAGCTTCTGACTCTAGAAATCATTCATCGTTATGTGGAACTTCTGGATAAGTATTTTGGAAAT GTTTGTGAACTggacattatttttaattttgaaaaggcCTATTTCATACTGGATGAATTTTTAATTGGAGGAGAATTGCAGGACACCTCAAAGCAAAGTATACCAAAAGCAATAGAAGAAGCAGATATGCTCCAAGAG
- the ap1s3a gene encoding AP-1 complex subunit sigma-3a isoform X4, which produces MMRFMLLFSRQGKLRLQKWYTPLLDKEKKKVTRELIQIVLSRQSRMCSFVEWRDLKIIYKRFASLYFCCAIEEQDNELLTLEIIHRYVELLDKYFGNAYFILDEFLIGGELQDTSKQSIPKAIEEADMLQETMEEYMAKPTF; this is translated from the exons ATG ATGCGTTTCATGCTGCTTTTCAGCCGTCAAGGCAAATTGAGGCTCCAGAAGTGGTATACTCCGTTGCTTGATAAGGAGAAGAAAAAGGTTACTCGGGAACTTATTCAAATTGTGCTGTCTCGACAATCCAGAATGTGTAGTTTTGTTGAATGGCGAGATCTGAAAATTATTTATAAAAG GTTTGCTAGTTTATATTTCTGTTGTGCAATAGAGGAACAGGACAATGAGCTTCTGACTCTAGAAATCATTCATCGTTATGTGGAACTTCTGGATAAGTATTTTGGAAAT gcCTATTTCATACTGGATGAATTTTTAATTGGAGGAGAATTGCAGGACACCTCAAAGCAAAGTATACCAAAAGCAATAGAAGAAGCAGATATGCTCCAAGAG
- the ap1s3a gene encoding AP-1 complex subunit sigma-3a isoform X1, which translates to MMRFMLLFSRQGKLRLQKWYTPLLDKEKKKVTRELIQIVLSRQSRMCSFVEWRDLKIIYKRFASLYFCCAIEEQDNELLTLEIIHRYVELLDKYFGNVCELDIIFNFEKAYFILDEFLIGGELQDTSKQSIPKAIEEADMLQETMEEYMAKPTF; encoded by the exons ATG ATGCGTTTCATGCTGCTTTTCAGCCGTCAAGGCAAATTGAGGCTCCAGAAGTGGTATACTCCGTTGCTTGATAAGGAGAAGAAAAAGGTTACTCGGGAACTTATTCAAATTGTGCTGTCTCGACAATCCAGAATGTGTAGTTTTGTTGAATGGCGAGATCTGAAAATTATTTATAAAAG GTTTGCTAGTTTATATTTCTGTTGTGCAATAGAGGAACAGGACAATGAGCTTCTGACTCTAGAAATCATTCATCGTTATGTGGAACTTCTGGATAAGTATTTTGGAAAT GTTTGTGAACTggacattatttttaattttgaaaaggcCTATTTCATACTGGATGAATTTTTAATTGGAGGAGAATTGCAGGACACCTCAAAGCAAAGTATACCAAAAGCAATAGAAGAAGCAGATATGCTCCAAGAG